In one Novosphingopyxis iocasae genomic region, the following are encoded:
- a CDS encoding alpha/beta hydrolase, translating into MKSDRRSVLGAGLLLSVFSASRALAQTAPPAAPGAAPPGLPQPEETLDLWPQGVPGMPANPPIEKTTERSEDLLVTDRAVLGITVPRLSVFRPDRPNGAAVLLMPGGGYNHIVVDKEGYELGRWLAARGFTAFVLFYRLPYDGWAAGPDVALSDAQRAMRLIRHRHAEYAIDPERVAAMGFSAGGHLCADLATRFASRTYDPVDQTDRLSAKPICAAPIYPVVSMSAPNAHPGSRERLLGANPSTALEAAHSPDRNVPANAPPVFLLHAEDDDVVPAANTILLRAALKERNIPVETHLFEHGGHGFGLRKAVGKPVEIWPELWRNWARGTGLG; encoded by the coding sequence GTGAAAAGCGATCGTAGATCCGTTTTGGGGGCAGGACTGCTGTTGTCGGTGTTCAGCGCGAGCCGGGCGCTGGCACAGACTGCCCCGCCGGCGGCGCCCGGCGCGGCGCCGCCGGGCTTGCCACAGCCTGAGGAGACGCTCGACTTGTGGCCGCAAGGGGTCCCGGGAATGCCCGCCAACCCACCGATCGAAAAGACTACCGAGCGATCGGAGGATTTGCTCGTGACCGATCGTGCTGTGCTGGGCATCACCGTGCCGCGTCTTTCCGTCTTCCGGCCTGATCGACCCAACGGCGCTGCCGTCCTGCTGATGCCCGGCGGCGGGTACAATCATATAGTAGTCGACAAGGAAGGCTATGAATTGGGCCGCTGGTTGGCGGCGCGCGGCTTTACCGCCTTTGTCCTGTTCTACAGACTGCCTTATGATGGATGGGCGGCGGGCCCCGATGTCGCGCTGTCCGACGCGCAGCGCGCCATGCGGCTGATCCGGCACCGCCACGCTGAATATGCCATTGATCCCGAGCGCGTCGCGGCCATGGGCTTTTCCGCGGGCGGACACCTTTGTGCCGATCTTGCGACACGCTTTGCCTCGCGAACTTACGACCCGGTGGACCAAACCGACAGGCTGAGCGCAAAGCCGATTTGCGCTGCACCGATCTATCCGGTGGTCAGCATGAGCGCGCCGAACGCGCATCCCGGTTCGCGCGAGCGGCTTCTGGGGGCAAATCCGTCCACAGCACTCGAAGCGGCGCATTCACCGGATCGAAATGTCCCCGCCAATGCGCCTCCGGTTTTCCTACTGCATGCCGAGGACGACGATGTGGTCCCGGCAGCCAACACCATCCTGTTGCGTGCCGCCCTTAAGGAGCGGAACATCCCCGTTGAAACCCATCTGTTCGAACATGGCGGCCACGGTTTCGGCTTGCGCAAGGCTGTCGGCAAACCAGTCGAGATATGGCCTGAGCTTTGGCGTAATTGGGCGCGTGGCACGGGGCTGGGCTAA
- a CDS encoding TRAP transporter small permease codes for MAATISRWLIGFGTLGLLIMTAIVGWQVFGRFILDSSPSWTEQASLILMIWYVMFASAAGVYEGFHIRIALLEEKLGDRARPLTRLVALVIALIGIALLIYGAQLCWIVRGNTVPSLGFSRAVAYVPLPISGLLMAVFALPQILTGRHRDEPRAEVETL; via the coding sequence ATGGCCGCGACCATTTCGCGCTGGTTGATCGGGTTCGGCACGCTCGGCCTGCTGATCATGACGGCCATCGTCGGATGGCAGGTGTTCGGGCGCTTCATCTTGGACTCCAGCCCCTCCTGGACCGAACAGGCGTCGCTGATCCTGATGATCTGGTACGTCATGTTCGCCTCGGCGGCCGGGGTCTACGAAGGCTTCCACATTCGTATCGCTTTGCTCGAGGAAAAGCTGGGCGATCGTGCCCGGCCGCTCACGCGTCTGGTGGCGTTGGTTATCGCCCTGATCGGCATCGCGCTGCTGATCTACGGCGCGCAGCTTTGCTGGATCGTGCGCGGCAACACCGTGCCGTCGCTCGGCTTCAGCCGCGCCGTCGCTTATGTTCCGCTGCCCATCTCGGGCCTGCTCATGGCGGTGTTCGCCCTGCCCCAGATCCTGACCGGGCGACATCGAGACGAACCGCGCGCGGAAGTGGAGACGCTCTGA
- a CDS encoding TRAP transporter substrate-binding protein, whose amino-acid sequence MSGMLTSADAHPADYPTVRAVEFMGRFLSEKTNGRLGIKVFAGGQLGNETDTLEITSFGGLDFNRVNFAPLNSIEPMTLPFSLPFVFDSVDHMRRVVDSAVGDKVLASMEPHGLIGLAIYDSGARNFYNMRRPIRTPEDMRGLKIRVPASDLYVAMVNALGANAVPIPFSEIYQSLAQGVIDGAENNWPTFVGERHYEVANYLSITEHLLTPEALVMSKASYDALDPADRSLVRQAAKRSVIEMRRLWDARVQEAKDVIDRSDVRVNPVNKAPFAGLMRPVWDQFITTWAQRRIVDAILAMREG is encoded by the coding sequence ATGTCCGGCATGCTGACCAGCGCGGATGCGCATCCGGCCGACTATCCCACCGTGCGCGCGGTCGAGTTCATGGGGCGTTTTCTCTCAGAAAAGACAAACGGCCGGCTGGGCATCAAGGTATTCGCCGGCGGACAACTCGGCAACGAGACCGATACATTGGAGATCACCAGTTTCGGAGGACTGGATTTCAACCGCGTCAACTTCGCCCCACTCAATTCGATCGAGCCGATGACGCTGCCCTTCTCGCTCCCTTTCGTCTTCGATTCGGTCGATCACATGCGCCGAGTCGTCGATAGCGCGGTGGGAGATAAGGTGCTGGCATCAATGGAGCCGCATGGACTGATCGGTCTCGCTATCTACGATTCCGGCGCACGCAACTTCTACAATATGCGCCGCCCGATTCGCACGCCTGAGGATATGCGCGGCCTTAAGATCCGTGTGCCTGCGTCCGATCTCTACGTTGCGATGGTCAACGCGCTCGGCGCAAACGCCGTGCCGATCCCGTTCAGTGAGATCTACCAGTCGCTAGCGCAAGGCGTGATCGACGGGGCGGAGAACAACTGGCCGACCTTCGTGGGCGAACGCCATTACGAGGTCGCGAACTATCTTAGCATCACCGAACATCTGCTGACGCCCGAGGCGCTGGTTATGAGTAAGGCCAGCTACGATGCGCTGGACCCTGCTGATCGCTCCTTGGTGCGCCAGGCAGCGAAACGCTCGGTTATCGAGATGCGCCGGCTGTGGGACGCACGCGTTCAAGAAGCGAAGGATGTGATCGATCGTTCGGATGTGCGCGTGAATCCGGTGAACAAGGCACCGTTCGCGGGGCTGATGCGACCGGTGTGGGATCAGTTCATCACCACCTGGGCGCAACGCAGGATCGTGGACGCCATTCTGGCAATGAGGGAAGGATAG
- a CDS encoding UxaA family hydrolase has protein sequence MLAAIKAEESDLVATALRALEPGEEVAVAGNIIAIAEAIPAHHKFALVPLSEGADVRRFGARIGRATESIRAGGHVHVHNCATCLSGEIAYSERPADAALDRAAAAPLPDWRGYRRADGRWATRNEIWLLPTVGCVAPLVEDVARQAAHRHAGRVDAIAGFGHPHGCSQLGDDLAHTRRLLAGLAANPNAGGVVLTGLGCESNQLDSLLEEIPNAARAKVRVLRAQDAGDERAELMSLIDDLADELATATREIAPASALCVGLKCGGSDALSGLTANPLLGRFTDRLAASDARAILTEIPEIFGAEEALFARAASREVFEDASTLLNRFKRYFLDQGQPVSENPSPGNIAGGITTLEEKSLGAVQKGGHAALVDVIDYGRQATRPGLTLLEAPGNDAVSSTALAAAGATMVLFTTGRGTPLGFPVPTVKVSSNSNLAAAKPGWIDFDAGRMLEEGQDTVAAAFAAYLLSVASGEQTRAEANGQRAIAIWKSGVTL, from the coding sequence ATGCTGGCAGCGATCAAGGCCGAAGAAAGCGATCTTGTGGCCACCGCGCTGCGTGCGCTGGAGCCGGGCGAAGAGGTGGCGGTCGCCGGTAACATTATCGCCATCGCCGAAGCGATTCCGGCGCATCACAAATTCGCGCTCGTCCCGCTCTCCGAGGGTGCAGACGTTCGCCGTTTCGGCGCGCGGATCGGACGGGCGACGGAGTCGATCCGTGCCGGCGGGCATGTGCATGTGCACAATTGTGCGACCTGCCTGTCCGGTGAGATCGCCTATTCGGAGCGTCCGGCCGATGCTGCTCTCGATCGTGCCGCCGCCGCTCCGCTGCCCGATTGGAGAGGCTATCGGCGCGCCGACGGGCGATGGGCCACCCGCAACGAGATCTGGCTGCTTCCGACCGTCGGTTGTGTCGCGCCGCTAGTGGAAGATGTCGCGCGTCAAGCGGCCCACCGGCATGCAGGACGTGTCGATGCCATCGCCGGGTTCGGCCATCCTCACGGCTGCTCGCAATTGGGCGACGATCTTGCCCACACACGCCGCTTGCTGGCGGGACTTGCCGCCAATCCCAATGCGGGCGGTGTGGTGCTGACAGGGCTGGGGTGCGAGAGCAACCAGCTGGACAGCCTGCTGGAAGAAATACCGAACGCCGCACGCGCCAAGGTGCGCGTGCTTCGCGCGCAAGATGCGGGCGACGAAAGAGCAGAACTGATGAGCCTGATCGACGATCTGGCGGACGAATTGGCAACTGCGACGCGCGAGATCGCACCGGCCTCGGCGCTGTGCGTCGGGTTGAAGTGCGGCGGATCGGACGCGCTCTCGGGCCTCACGGCGAACCCGCTGCTCGGCCGCTTCACCGATCGTCTCGCGGCGAGCGATGCGCGCGCGATCCTGACCGAAATTCCGGAAATATTCGGTGCGGAGGAAGCGCTGTTCGCGCGTGCCGCATCTCGGGAAGTGTTCGAGGACGCCAGCACTCTTCTGAACCGGTTCAAACGCTACTTCCTCGACCAGGGGCAGCCGGTCTCCGAAAATCCTTCCCCCGGCAATATCGCGGGCGGGATCACGACGCTGGAGGAAAAGTCACTGGGCGCGGTCCAGAAAGGGGGGCACGCGGCGCTGGTCGACGTGATAGATTATGGGCGGCAGGCGACGCGGCCCGGCCTGACCCTGCTCGAAGCGCCGGGCAACGATGCGGTGTCCTCTACAGCGCTGGCGGCGGCGGGGGCGACCATGGTGCTGTTCACTACCGGGCGCGGCACGCCGCTGGGCTTTCCGGTGCCCACGGTGAAGGTGTCTTCCAATTCGAACCTCGCCGCAGCCAAGCCGGGCTGGATTGATTTCGACGCCGGGCGCATGCTGGAAGAAGGGCAGGACACCGTTGCGGCAGCGTTCGCCGCCTATCTCCTTTCGGTTGCCAGCGGGGAGCAGACCCGGGCCGAAGCGAACGGTCAGCGCGCCATCGCAATCTGGAAAAGCGGTGTGACGCTCTAG
- a CDS encoding TonB-dependent receptor, with the protein MIYTREFRRTRTALLIGAAFCLPQMAAAQTASPEAPQDQTVDDVDEVLSAEVPANEIVVTGFRESLNAAISAKRNSASQIDVIVAEDIAKFPDTNLAESLQRVPGISIQRDAGEGRQIVVRGLGSQFTRVRVNGMEAIATSTDGASANRDRGFDFNVFASELFSSIVVHKTAEASLDEGSLGAVVDLNTGNPLAYDPGFHFVGSAQARYNDLSDDVGPRLAGLVSWTNAAGTFGVSASAAYSEYNTFELGNNTVRWTQGAFRSVNGTPCFSGSTYVPSDLCNQAGLAFHPRIPRYGLVSHDRERLGATASVQWAPTDRTKLSIDGLYSKFNETRDESWGEILIRSNERSIDLTNFTVDSNNNLISGTLNNAYLRTERYSRESSTEFYQVSALLEQQLTDSLAVNLRGGKSRSDADIPLETTIAFDDRINGYSFDYSNMDFPALNFGPAGATTPGQFELAEFRDRPSYVTNKFETAGVDFTWDVTEGFAIEFGGVYRRYDYDTEGFRRDSTYCAAFTCAPGQTGLPVTDAISEIFELGEAGQPSGNSNSWLVPLLGPSADAVGLYQRPALSQQGEDRSVTEETKGGYLQFNFDTEMMGGLRVTGNAGTRYIKTDQSSTGFNSGTQVTVERSYDDWLPAANLNIFLTDNLILRGAVSKVITRPSLGSLTPGGSVDQFNYRISSGNPFLDPYRATTYDAALEWYFAPGALASVAVFQKDIASFPLSSSFQGTYAQSGLPTSLLTVGTPLYNAVVGGANPSVPIEFRTSVNGPGANLKGMELSLQLPFDVFFDGFLGNFGVLGNVTFVDSDVDYTLATPATALNGNGNPVSGPASVFTRPLLDLAKNAANGTVYYEDGRFSARASVAYRDGYLDSTSGNLNIFEGYESIVNVDASIRYRLTDSLELSLEGTNLTDAYRTRFVNDPAPRGYENNHFGRVFMAGVRVQM; encoded by the coding sequence ATGATCTACACACGCGAATTCCGTCGCACCCGCACGGCCTTGCTGATCGGTGCCGCATTCTGTCTGCCGCAGATGGCCGCCGCTCAGACGGCTTCGCCGGAAGCGCCGCAGGACCAGACGGTGGACGACGTCGATGAGGTGCTGAGCGCGGAAGTCCCAGCCAACGAAATCGTCGTCACCGGCTTCCGGGAATCGCTCAACGCCGCGATCTCGGCCAAGCGCAATTCCGCCAGTCAGATCGACGTGATCGTCGCCGAAGACATCGCTAAGTTCCCGGACACCAATCTTGCCGAATCGCTGCAGCGCGTGCCGGGCATCTCGATCCAACGCGATGCGGGCGAAGGGCGTCAGATCGTCGTGCGCGGCTTGGGCTCGCAATTCACACGCGTACGCGTCAACGGGATGGAAGCCATCGCCACCTCCACCGATGGAGCGAGCGCCAACCGCGATCGTGGCTTCGATTTCAACGTTTTCGCATCCGAGCTTTTCAGTTCGATCGTCGTCCACAAGACCGCGGAGGCTTCGCTCGACGAAGGCTCGCTCGGCGCGGTGGTCGATCTTAATACCGGCAACCCCCTCGCCTATGATCCCGGCTTCCACTTCGTCGGCTCCGCGCAGGCGCGCTACAATGATCTGTCGGACGATGTTGGGCCGCGCTTGGCCGGCTTGGTTTCCTGGACGAACGCCGCTGGAACCTTCGGCGTCTCGGCCTCAGCGGCATATTCAGAATACAACACCTTCGAGCTGGGCAACAACACCGTCCGCTGGACGCAGGGCGCATTCCGCTCGGTCAACGGAACGCCCTGTTTCTCCGGTTCGACCTACGTGCCCAGCGATCTGTGCAATCAGGCCGGCCTTGCCTTTCACCCGCGCATTCCGCGCTACGGCCTCGTCTCGCACGATCGTGAACGCCTCGGCGCGACGGCATCGGTCCAATGGGCACCGACCGACCGGACCAAATTGTCGATCGACGGGCTCTATTCTAAGTTCAATGAAACACGCGACGAATCCTGGGGCGAAATCCTGATCCGTTCCAACGAACGCTCGATCGATCTTACCAATTTCACCGTCGACTCGAACAACAACCTGATTTCCGGCACACTCAATAACGCCTATCTGCGGACCGAGCGCTATTCGCGCGAAAGCTCGACCGAATTCTATCAGGTTTCGGCGCTGCTTGAGCAGCAATTGACCGATAGCCTGGCGGTGAACCTTCGTGGCGGCAAATCGCGCTCCGATGCCGATATCCCTCTGGAGACCACGATCGCCTTCGACGATCGGATCAATGGATACAGCTTCGACTATTCGAACATGGACTTCCCCGCGCTAAATTTCGGTCCGGCCGGCGCCACTACACCCGGCCAGTTTGAACTTGCCGAATTTCGCGACCGCCCTTCCTATGTTACCAACAAGTTCGAGACGGCGGGCGTCGATTTCACCTGGGACGTCACCGAAGGGTTCGCGATCGAATTTGGCGGCGTCTATCGCCGGTACGATTACGATACCGAGGGCTTCCGGCGCGACAGCACCTATTGCGCTGCCTTCACCTGCGCACCGGGCCAGACCGGCCTTCCGGTAACTGATGCTATCTCAGAAATCTTCGAACTCGGTGAGGCCGGTCAGCCTTCCGGCAACAGCAACAGCTGGCTGGTTCCCCTCCTCGGTCCGTCTGCGGACGCCGTCGGCCTCTACCAACGCCCTGCCCTCTCCCAGCAAGGCGAAGACCGAAGCGTCACAGAAGAAACCAAGGGAGGGTATCTTCAGTTCAACTTCGACACCGAAATGATGGGGGGTCTGCGAGTGACCGGCAATGCCGGAACCCGCTACATCAAGACCGACCAATCTTCGACGGGCTTCAACAGCGGCACCCAGGTGACGGTCGAGCGCAGCTATGACGACTGGTTGCCGGCAGCTAATCTCAACATTTTCCTGACGGACAACCTGATCCTGCGCGGGGCAGTTTCTAAAGTGATCACCCGTCCCTCGCTCGGTAGCCTTACGCCGGGCGGGTCAGTCGATCAATTCAACTACCGCATCAGCTCGGGCAACCCGTTTCTCGATCCTTACCGCGCGACCACCTACGATGCCGCGCTCGAATGGTATTTCGCCCCGGGCGCGCTGGCCTCGGTCGCCGTTTTCCAGAAGGACATTGCGAGCTTCCCTCTCTCCAGTTCTTTCCAGGGTACCTATGCGCAGAGCGGTCTGCCGACATCGCTGCTGACGGTGGGAACGCCGCTGTACAACGCGGTCGTGGGTGGGGCGAACCCAAGCGTGCCGATCGAGTTCCGCACCAGCGTGAACGGACCCGGAGCCAATCTGAAAGGCATGGAGCTCTCGCTGCAGCTGCCCTTCGACGTGTTCTTCGACGGCTTCCTTGGTAATTTCGGTGTGCTCGGCAATGTCACTTTCGTCGATAGCGACGTGGATTATACGCTCGCCACTCCGGCCACTGCCCTCAACGGCAATGGCAATCCCGTATCCGGGCCTGCCTCGGTCTTCACGCGGCCGCTGCTGGACTTGGCGAAGAATGCCGCGAACGGCACCGTCTATTACGAAGACGGACGTTTCTCCGCCCGCGCTTCGGTGGCTTATCGCGACGGCTATCTCGACAGCACGAGCGGCAATCTCAACATTTTCGAAGGCTATGAGAGCATCGTCAACGTGGACGCCTCGATCCGCTACAGGCTGACGGATTCGCTGGAGCTTTCGCTGGAAGGAACGAACCTTACCGACGCCTATCGCACCCGTTTCGTCAACGATCCAGCACCGCGCGGCTACGAAAATAACCACTTTGGACGCGTGTTCATGGCTGGTGTCCGGGTGCAGATGTAG
- a CDS encoding family 43 glycosylhydrolase, whose amino-acid sequence MIASRRSLIAGSAMTAALALIRPGFAQERGLSPESSARRDPLYKRGFDNQRIPDRGNGTFLNPLISGDRPDPAILKDGEDYYVTFSTFDAYPGLTIWHSRDLVNWRPLNAALTRNIGSVWAPSLHKDCGRFLLYIPVKAQPQNDIFVSWADAIEGPWSDPVSLGLPNHIDPCHAVAEDGSRWLFLSGGDRVRLSDDNLSLAGEVEHVYDAWRYPEDWIVEGFSPEGPKIHQVGEWFYMLTAVGGTAGPPTGHMVIAARSKSLHGPWEHHPDNPIVRTTSIDEAWWSRGHASLVEAPDGNWWSLYHGYENGFWTLGRQCLLDPVRFREDGWFEMMGGDLSQPIAKPDGGSAQAHGMALSDDFSSPLKLGSKWAFFRPNANEASRVETDRGTLHFRGKGDAPSSGSPLLLTAGDTSYVFECDIETVPGGTAGLILFYDDKLYCGLGFDAERFVTHQYGIERARPANPHGGRMRMRVTNRRHIVTFDISGDDGKTWQRFDRGMEVSGYHHNVRGGFLMLRPGLYAAGAGEAKFRDFRFMALEG is encoded by the coding sequence ATGATCGCGAGCCGTAGGTCCCTCATTGCCGGGTCTGCTATGACTGCGGCATTGGCGCTGATCCGGCCTGGTTTCGCCCAGGAGCGGGGTTTGTCGCCTGAGTCCTCCGCCCGCCGCGATCCGCTCTATAAGCGCGGATTTGACAATCAGCGTATTCCCGATCGCGGCAACGGGACTTTCCTCAATCCGTTGATTTCGGGCGACCGTCCCGATCCCGCGATCCTGAAGGATGGCGAGGACTATTACGTTACCTTTTCCACTTTTGACGCCTATCCTGGGCTCACCATCTGGCACTCGCGCGATCTGGTGAACTGGCGTCCCCTGAACGCCGCTCTGACGCGCAATATCGGCTCGGTCTGGGCGCCTAGCCTTCACAAGGATTGCGGACGCTTCCTGCTTTACATCCCGGTGAAGGCACAGCCCCAGAACGACATTTTCGTCAGCTGGGCGGATGCGATCGAGGGTCCGTGGAGCGATCCTGTTTCGCTCGGCCTGCCCAACCATATCGATCCCTGCCACGCAGTCGCCGAGGATGGGAGCCGCTGGCTGTTCCTGTCGGGCGGAGACCGGGTGCGCTTGTCGGACGACAATCTCTCGCTCGCGGGCGAGGTGGAGCATGTTTACGATGCCTGGCGTTATCCCGAGGACTGGATCGTCGAGGGTTTTTCGCCCGAAGGACCCAAGATCCATCAGGTCGGCGAATGGTTCTATATGCTGACCGCCGTGGGCGGCACCGCAGGCCCGCCAACTGGACACATGGTGATCGCCGCCCGCTCCAAATCGCTGCACGGTCCTTGGGAACACCATCCCGACAATCCTATTGTTCGCACGACTTCAATCGACGAGGCCTGGTGGTCGCGCGGCCATGCTTCGCTGGTGGAGGCACCCGATGGTAATTGGTGGTCGCTTTATCACGGGTACGAAAATGGCTTCTGGACGTTGGGCCGACAGTGTCTGCTCGATCCGGTACGCTTTCGGGAGGATGGTTGGTTCGAGATGATGGGTGGGGACCTGTCGCAACCGATTGCAAAACCAGACGGAGGGTCTGCGCAGGCACATGGAATGGCACTGTCCGACGATTTCTCTAGTCCTTTGAAATTGGGCAGCAAATGGGCTTTCTTCCGCCCCAACGCTAATGAGGCCAGCCGCGTAGAGACCGATCGCGGTACGCTACATTTTCGCGGCAAGGGGGACGCCCCCTCGAGTGGATCTCCGCTGCTTCTAACGGCAGGGGACACCAGCTACGTGTTCGAATGCGATATCGAGACCGTACCCGGCGGCACAGCGGGGCTGATCCTATTTTACGACGACAAGCTCTATTGCGGGCTGGGCTTTGACGCGGAACGCTTCGTAACCCACCAGTACGGGATCGAGCGCGCGCGGCCCGCCAATCCGCATGGCGGCCGCATGCGGATGCGCGTGACCAATCGCCGCCATATCGTCACGTTCGACATCAGTGGCGATGACGGCAAGACCTGGCAACGCTTCGACCGCGGCATGGAAGTCTCTGGATACCATCATAATGTTCGTGGCGGTTTCCTTATGCTGCGCCCCGGTCTTTATGCCGCGGGCGCAGGCGAAGCGAAATTCCGCGACTTCCGCTTCATGGCGCTCGAGGGGTAA
- a CDS encoding TRAP transporter large permease — protein sequence MELLILFGVLFALLIIGVPVAFALLAAAIACFAAIGIPPIVAVQRVASGISVFTLMAIPFFIFAGDLMYRAGIAERLVRVADAAVGRMRGGLGVVDVGASMMFGAVSGSAIASASAIGSTMVPLMKDKGYPGDYAINVTVTAAIVGLLIPPSHNMIIYSAASGIGVSIGDLFLAGVIPGLLTGLMLMLAAWLVARKRALPFGQFPGWHEFLRAAAFAIPGLMTAVIIMGGILSGFFTPTESSAIAVIYTMLVGAFVYRSLGWGGLWEAAAKSVRTAAMVLFIIAAATAFGFALALLEVPAALGALIGLMTDNPIVTLLIINVMLLLLGTFMDMAPLIVITTPIFLPVAIGVGVDPVHFGIIMMLNLGIGLVTPPVGSVLFVGSAVGKIPVTTLVRTIWPFYLTLIGALIVITYVPALSLWLPHAMGGG from the coding sequence ATGGAATTACTGATCCTGTTCGGCGTGCTGTTCGCGCTGCTGATCATCGGCGTGCCGGTGGCCTTCGCGCTGCTCGCCGCAGCGATCGCCTGTTTCGCCGCCATCGGCATTCCCCCGATCGTCGCGGTCCAGCGCGTCGCGTCCGGCATCAGCGTGTTCACCCTGATGGCGATCCCCTTCTTCATCTTCGCGGGCGATCTAATGTATCGCGCCGGGATCGCCGAACGGCTCGTGCGCGTGGCGGATGCTGCGGTCGGTCGCATGCGCGGCGGGCTCGGCGTGGTCGATGTCGGCGCCTCGATGATGTTTGGCGCGGTCTCGGGTTCGGCCATCGCCAGCGCCTCGGCCATCGGATCGACCATGGTGCCCTTGATGAAGGACAAGGGCTATCCGGGTGATTACGCGATAAACGTCACTGTCACCGCCGCCATCGTGGGCCTGCTGATCCCACCATCGCACAACATGATCATCTATTCGGCCGCGTCGGGCATCGGCGTGTCGATCGGCGATCTGTTTCTGGCCGGCGTCATTCCGGGGTTGTTGACCGGGCTGATGCTGATGCTCGCGGCCTGGCTGGTCGCCCGCAAGCGCGCTCTGCCGTTCGGGCAATTTCCCGGCTGGCACGAATTCCTCCGCGCGGCCGCCTTCGCCATCCCCGGTCTGATGACGGCCGTCATCATCATGGGCGGGATTCTGAGCGGCTTCTTCACGCCCACCGAAAGCTCCGCCATCGCAGTGATCTACACGATGCTCGTGGGCGCCTTCGTCTATCGCAGTCTGGGTTGGGGCGGCCTCTGGGAAGCGGCGGCGAAGTCCGTGCGCACGGCGGCCATGGTGCTGTTCATCATCGCCGCGGCGACCGCCTTCGGTTTCGCGCTCGCGCTGCTGGAGGTTCCTGCAGCGCTCGGTGCGCTGATCGGGCTGATGACCGACAATCCGATTGTGACCCTGCTGATCATCAACGTCATGCTGCTGCTGCTCGGCACCTTCATGGACATGGCACCGCTGATCGTCATCACCACGCCGATCTTCCTTCCGGTTGCGATAGGCGTGGGTGTCGATCCAGTTCATTTCGGCATCATCATGATGCTGAACCTCGGCATCGGACTGGTGACGCCCCCCGTGGGATCGGTCCTGTTCGTCGGATCGGCGGTGGGCAAGATCCCGGTAACTACGCTCGTGCGTACCATTTGGCCGTTCTACCTCACCCTGATCGGCGCGCTGATCGTTATCACTTACGTGCCCGCGCTATCGCTCTGGCTGCCGCATGCGATGGGCGGCGGCTGA